One genomic segment of Fusobacterium nucleatum includes these proteins:
- the rplV gene encoding 50S ribosomal protein L22, with product MEAKAITRFVRLSPRKARLVADLVRGKSALEALDILEFTNKKAARVIKKTLSSAIANATNNFKMDEDKLVVSTIMVNQGPVLKRVMPRAMGRADIIRKPTAHITVAVSDEQ from the coding sequence GTGGAAGCTAAAGCAATAACTAGATTCGTAAGACTATCTCCTAGAAAAGCTAGATTAGTAGCTGACTTAGTGAGAGGTAAATCAGCACTAGAAGCGTTAGATATTCTAGAGTTTACAAACAAAAAAGCCGCTAGAGTTATTAAGAAAACATTGTCGTCTGCAATAGCAAATGCGACAAATAACTTCAAAATGGATGAAGATAAATTAGTTGTATCAACTATAATGGTAAATCAAGGACCAGTTTTAAAAAGAGTTATGCCAAGAGCAATGGGAAGAGCAGATATAATCAGAAAACCAACAGCTCATATCACAGTGGCAGTATCTGATGAACAATAA